A genomic window from Salvia splendens isolate huo1 chromosome 11, SspV2, whole genome shotgun sequence includes:
- the LOC121754207 gene encoding patatin-like protein 2: MEKSSIFHQLRLPQKHQRYVTVLSIDGGGIKGILPAVILERLESQLQELDGKEARIADYFDVIAGTSTGGLVTAMLTAPDENNRPLYAAKDIKPFYLDNCPMIFPQKHSLFPFVKLLKSLKGPLYDGKHLHKVLRDELGDRKLSDAITNVIIPAFDIKLLQPVIFSTYEARKSALANAKLSDICISTSAAPTFLPGHKFTTRDGKGNSRKYNLIDGGVAANNPALIAIAEVTKQMFDSNIDFFHTRPVDYPRLLTISLGTGAASIDDNRYSVKKAKKWGILDWLSYKGTTPMVEIFTQAGADMVDFHISQIFQALSSQDNYLRIQNDTLNGVQNSVDVATHDNLGELVTIANEMLSRPVSRVNLMSGLTEPVPDGGTNEQALKRFANLLSNERKLRLWSNNAEKKREVETRTRQPIFQDPWNSLVDFARSVSEETKHLLAKHAQILRPSSQCRISPNPIVKWNGELSSAGKKLIMKSTVHVPTPIFPSHRQVFCRISMS; the protein is encoded by the exons ATGGAGAAAAGTTCAATTTTCCATCAACTTCGCCTGCCCCAAAAGCACCAGAGATATGTGACAGTGCTGAGCATAGACGGCGGCGGTATTAAAGGTATCCTCCCCGCGGTGATCCTCGAGCGCCTTGAGTCGCAGCTGCAGGAATTAGACGGAAAGGAAGCGAGAATAGCAGACTACTTTGACGTGATAGCTGGGACGAGCACGGGCGGCCTAGTCACGGCCATGCTCACAGCCCCGGACGAAAACAACCGCCCGCTTTACGCTGCCAAAGACATCAAGCCTTTCTACTTGGACAACTGCCCCATGATATTTCCTCAGAAACA TTCGTTATTTCCGTTTGTGAAGTTGCTGAAATCGTTAAAGGGGCCGTTATACGACGGGAAGCACCTTCATAAGGTGTTGAGGGACGAGTTGGGAGACAGAAAGTTGAGCGATGCGATCACCAATGTTATTATTCCGGCGTTCGACATCAAGCTTCTGCAACCGGTTATCTTCTCCACATATGAG GCAAGAAAATCGGCACTAGCAAATGCAAAACTTTCAGACATATGCATAAGCACATCCGCAGCTCCTACTTTTCTCCCCGGCCACAAATTCACCACCCGCGACGGCAAAGGAAACTCCAGAAAATATAATCTCATCGATGGCGGCGTTGCTGCAAATAATCCG GCTCTGATAGCCATAGCAGAAGTGACGAAGCAGATGTTCGACAGCAACATCGACTTCTTCCACACGAGGCCAGTCGACTATCCTCGCCTTCTCACCATATCGCTAGGCACGGGAGCTGCGAGCATAGACGACAACAGATACAGCGTGAAGAAGGCGAAGAAATGGGGCATTCTTGACTGGCTTTCATACAAGGGCACTACGCCCATGGTCGAGATCTTCACCCAAGCCGGTGCTGATATGGTCGACTTTCACATTTCTCAGATTTTTCAAGCTCTTTCCTCTCAGGATAATTATCTCAGAATCCag aaCGATACCTTGAATGGGGTTCAGAATTCAGTGGATGTTGCAACACATGATAACTTAGGTGAACTTGTCACAATTGCTAATGAAATGCTGTCTAGACCGGTTTCAAGGGTCAATTTGATGTCCGGTCTAACTGAACCGGTCCCGGATGGTGGAACCAATGAACAAGCTCTAAAAAG GTTTGCGAATTTATTGTCTAATGAACGGAAGCTTCGGCTGTGGAGCAATAACGCTGAAAAGAAGAGAGAGGTTGAGACGAGGACGAGGCAGCCAATATTCCAGGATCCGTGGAACAGTTTGGTTGATTTTGCACGATCAGTGTCGGAAGAGACGAAACATTTACTAGCAAAGCATGCTCAAATTCTGAGGCCAAGCTCCCAATGTAGGATCAGTCCAAATCCAATCGTAAAGTGGAATGGGGAACTTAGTTCAGCGGGGAAGAAGCTGATAATGAAATCAACGGTTCATGTACCCACTCCTATTTTCCCTTCCCATCGCCAAGTCTTCTGTAGAATATCTATGTCTTGA